The Sporomusaceae bacterium DNA segment CCACACAGTGTCGCCGGCGATGTACAGCACAGGTTCGCCGGGACTGCGGAGCACATAGCCCGACACCGGCCCCATCTTCTCGGCCAACTCGCCGCTGCCGTGCCGGCCGCCCGTCCTGACCAGGGACACGCCCCGCCATTCAGCCTTATCGCGGACGGCGGTCACCTGCGAAAAGCCGAATCCGCGCAGCTTGGCCTCGTCGGCCGGCTGGCAGAACACCGGCAAATCCTTGGGCAGCCGCTCGGCCGCTGCGGCATCGAAATGGTCGCGGTGGGTATGGGTGCACAGTATGCCGTCCACCGCCGCCAATTCGCTTTCATTTATCGGCAGCCCGACAAGAGGATTCCGGAGGGGGTTCGGGGAATTGTCAATAGGCGGCATAGCCCCGGCCG contains these protein-coding regions:
- a CDS encoding MBL fold metallo-hydrolase → MEIRLLRHATFFLTVGGVRLLVDPVLSPAGAMPPIDNSPNPLRNPLVGLPINESELAAVDGILCTHTHRDHFDAAAAERLPKDLPVFCQPADEAKLRGFGFSQVTAVRDKAEWRGVSLVRTGGRHGSGELAEKMGPVSGYVLRSPGEPVLYIAGDTVWCPEVAAALEEHRPDAVVLYAGAAQFLSGGPITMDTADIAAVCAAAPAARVAVVHMEAFNHCLLTRPLLQTFLDGEGLAGRVAAPADGETVKL